A window from Citrus sinensis cultivar Valencia sweet orange chromosome 3, DVS_A1.0, whole genome shotgun sequence encodes these proteins:
- the LOC107177233 gene encoding F-box/kelch-repeat protein At1g57790-like: MATGQWADLPSELLSLIAERLGVIDLFSFSIVCKGWNSAASTPSSQISAQIISSPNRALWFLLYGKNSQCFLVSETDKKYKISIPEMNGAACIASKEGWLLLHRDDSPFFFCPFSASKIDLPKFRKSEQCNVVATFSAPPTSEDCIVAVACQNAPGVDLHLLSRGAKEWTTHTCTHLNGLIKTITGAAYADNTFQFYDDKDRLLTFTPENGKWKNYKIIFGSGEDHPNTETVPFFLWRDSFKRCSMNERLGLGEDVSVSTCGTVVPDGRHGKILFNERVSQQSKSRGLRGVWIEPRSPQIPPEMSW; the protein is encoded by the coding sequence ATGGCGACAGGGCAATGGGCTGATCTTCCCTCTGAGCTACTATCATTAATCGCGGAACGTTTAGGCGTAATTGATCTTTTCAGTTTCAGCATTGTGTGTAAAGGTTGGAATTCAGCTGCATCTACGCCTTCATCTCAGATTTCAGCTCAGATTATATCCTCCCCAAATCGTGCCCTGTGGTTTCTACTCTATGGTAAAAATTCTCAATGCTTTTTGGTCAGCGAAACAGACAAGAAGTACAAGATCAGTATCCCAGAGATGAATGGGGCAGCGTGCATTGCATCAAAGGAGGGGTGGCTTCTTTTACACAGGGATGACTCACCGTTCTTCTTTTGCCCCTTTTCGGCTTCTAAAATAGACCTTCCCAAGTTCCGCAAATCAGAACAATGCAATGTTGTTGCTACATTTTCGGCTCCTCCCACGTCCGAAGATTGCATTGTTGCTGTTGCGTGCCAGAATGCACCAGGAGTTGATCTACATCTGCTTTCTCGGGGAGCAAAAGAGTGGACGACGCACACATGCACCCATCTCAACGGGCTCATAAAGACTATTACAGGTGCTGCTTATGCTGATAACACATTCCAGTTCTATGATGATAAAGACAGACTTCTTACCTTCACTCCCGAAAATGGAAAgtggaaaaattataaaataatttttggctCTGGAGAAGATCATCCGAATACTGAAACTGTGCCGTTCTTCCTTTGGAGGGACAGCTTTAAACGCTGTAGCATGAACGAGAGGTTGGGTCTAGGCGAGGACGTATCGGTTAGTACTTGCGGCACAGTGGTTCCAGATGGTCGCCATGGCAAAATTCTCTTCAATGAGAGAGTCTCTCAACAATCTAAAAGCCGTGGCCTAAGAGGAGTATGGATCGAACCTCGGTCCCCTCAGATTCCTCCAGAAATGAGTTGGTAG
- the LOC102625919 gene encoding zerumbone synthase has protein sequence MIRQGLSKKVPISIALLAERCSRGLSTESRKLEEKVALITGAASGIGKATAAKFISNGAKVVIADIQHQLGQQTAKELGPNATFIACDVTKESDVSDAVDFTISKHNQLDIMYNNAGVACKTPRSIVDLNLEVFDQVMRINVRGVVAGIKHSTRVMIPRRSGCILCTASVTGLLGGLAQHTYSVSKSAIIGLVKSMAAELCEYGIRINCISPFAIPTPFVMEEMSQIYAGVDASRLLELVYSTGVLEGTHCEPNDIANAALYLASDDAKYVSGHNLVVDGGFTSFKNLKLPAPVQVL, from the exons ATGATCAGACAGGGACTGAG CAAAAAAGTGCCCATTTCAATAGCTCTACTTGCTGAGAGATGCAGCAGGGGATTATCCACAGAGTCAAG AAAGCTAGAAGAGAAAGTAGCACTGATCACTGGAGCAGCAAGTGGTATTGGAAAAGCAACAGCTGCAAAATTTATCAGCAATGGTGCCAAAGTTGTTATTGCTGATATTCAACACCAACTTGGCCAACAAACTGCAAAAGAACTTGGACCTAATGCCACCTTCATTGCCTGTGACGTCACCAAAGAATCAGATGTCTCTGATGCTGTTGATTTCACCATATCTAAACACAACCAACTTGACATCATGTACAACAATGCAGGGGTAGCCTGCAAAACTCCCAGAAGTATTGTGGACCTTAACCTTGAAGTTTTTGATCAAGTCATGAGGATCAATGTGCGAGGAGTTGTGGCTGGTATCAAGCATTCCACTCGTGTCATGATTCCGCGCAGAAGTGGTTGCATTCTGTGTACAGCCAGTGTTACAGGATTATTGGGCGGGCTCGCGCAGCACACGTATTCTGTTTCCAAGTCAGCCATCATAGGACTAGTCAAATCTATGGCAGCTGAGCTATGTGAGTATGGAATCAGGATTAATTGCATATCGCCTTTTGCAATTCCAACTCCTTTTGTGATGGAAGAAATGAGTCAGATTTATGCTGGTGTTGATGCTTCACGGCTTCTGGAATTGGTATACAGTACTGGTGTGTTAGAAGGAACACACTGTGAACCCAATGATATTGCTAATGCCGCACTCTATCTGGCATCTGACGATGCCAAGTATGTAAGTGGGCATAATTTGGTAGTGGATGGAGGTTTTACATCATTTAAGAATCTGAAATTGCCTGCACCTGTTCAGGTGTTGTAA